In Rana temporaria chromosome 3, aRanTem1.1, whole genome shotgun sequence, a single window of DNA contains:
- the HSP90B1 gene encoding endoplasmin: MRKLWAIGLCFVLLAFVSVRAEDDVDIDGTVEDDIGKSREGSRTDDEVVSREEEAIQLDGLNAAQIKEFREKSEKFAFQAEVNRMMKLIINSLYKNKEIFLRELISNASDALDKIRLFSLTDDDALAANEELTIKIKCDKEKNMMHITDTGIGMTKEELVKNLGTIAKSGTSEFLNKFTEVQDSAQSTSELIGQFGVGFYSAFLVADRVIVTSKHNNGTQHIWESDSNEFSVSEDPRGDTLGRGTTITLVLKEEATDYLELETVKNLVRKYSQFINFPIYVWSSKTETVEEPIDEEEAKEEEKDEDADEEAAVEEEQEEKKPKTKKVEKTIWDWELMNDIKPIWQRPAKEVEEDEYIAFYKSFSKESDDPLAHIHFTAEGEVTFKSILFVPSTAPRGLFDEYGSKKSDYIKLFVRRVFITDDFHDMMPKYLNFVKGVVDSDDLPLNVSRETLQQHKLLKVIRKKLVRKTLDMIKKIAEDKYNDKFWKEFGTNVKLGVIEDHSNRTRLAKLLRFQSSNHKTELASLEQYVERMKEKQDKIYFMAGASRKEVDSSPFVERLLKKGYEVIFLIEPVDEYCIQALPEFDGKRFQNVAKEGLKFDESEKSKEAHEALEKEFDPLLSWLKDKSLKDQIEKAVLSQRLTQSPCALVASQYGWSGNMERIMKAQAYQTGKDISTSYYSSQKKTLEVNPRHPLIKEMLRRVQENEDDQTVSDLAVVLLETATLRSGYQLPDTKSYSERIERMLRLSLSIDLDAKVEDEPEEEEEPAADEAEQEESDDDVEEVDAEEKDETSKTEETDKQGSTHVKDEF, encoded by the exons TCTCTGTGAGAGCAGAAGATGATGTAGACATCGATGGAACGGTAGAAGATGACATTGGAAAAAGCCGGGAAGGCTCAAGAACGGATGATGAAGTTGTAAGCAG gGAAGAGGAAGCAATTCAGCTAGATGGACTTAATGCCGCCCAAATTAAGGAATTCCGGGAGAAATCTGAAAAGTTTGCATTCCAAGCTGAAGTTAACCGAATGATGAAACTGATTATCAACTCCCTCTACAAAAACAAAGAG ATCTTCCTTCGAGAACTGATTTCCAATGCCTCTGATGCCCTTGACAAGATCCGGTTATTTTCTTTGACTGATGACGATGCACTTGCTGCTAATGAAGAACTTACCATTAAGATTAAG TGTGATAAAGAGAAGAACATGATGCATATAACTGACACTGGCATTGGCATGACAAAGGAGGAGCTAGTGAAGAATTTGGGAACCATTGCTAAATCTGGAACAAGTGAATTTTTGAACAAGTTTACAGAAGTCCAGGATTCTGCCCAGTCTACCTCTGAGCTGATTGGACAGTTTGGTGTTGGCTTCTATTCTGCCTTCCTTGTTGCCGATCGTGTAATTGTGACCTCAAAACACAACAATGGCACACAGCACATCTGGGAATCTGATTCCAATGAATTCTCTGTGAGTGAAGATCCTCGAGGTGACACATTGGGAAGAGGAACAACCATAAC CTTGGTTTTGAAAGAAGAGGCAACTGATTATCTTGAATTGGAAACCGTTAAGAACCTGGTGCGGAAATATTCTCAGTTTATCAACTTCCCTATTTATGTTTGGAGTAGCAAG ACTGAGACTGTAGAAGAGCCGATCGATGAAGAGGAAGCTAAAGAGGAGGAAAAAGATGAGGATGCTGATGAGGAAGCAGCtgtggaggaggagcaagaagagaagAAACCAAAGACCAAGAAG GTTGAGAAGACTATCTGGGACTGGGAGCTTATGAATGACATCAAGCCCATCTGGCAGAGACCCGCTAAGGAGGTAGAAGAGGATGAATACATAGCGTTTTATAAGTCTTTCTCAAAG GAAAGTGATGATCCACTGGCTCACATCCACTTCACCGCTGAAGGAGAGGTTACCTTCAAATCCATCTTGTTTGTGCCTTCAACAGCTCCTCGTGGTCTGTTTGATGAATATGGCTCCAAGAAGAGTGACTATATCAAA CTCTTTGTCCGCAGAGTTTTCATAACGGACGACTTCCATGACATGATGCCCAAATACTTGAACTTTGTAAAGGGAGTG GTTGATTCAGATGACTTGCCTCTTAATGTGTCTAGAGAAACTCTACAGCAACATAAACTGTTAAAG gttaTAAGAAAGAAGCTGGTACGTAAAACTTTAGACATGATTAAGAAAATTGCAGAAGACAAATATAATGACAAATTCTGGAAGGAGTTTGGCACAAATGTCAAACTTGGTGTGATTGAAGACCACTCTAACCGTACCCGTTTGGCCAAGCTTCTCCGATTCCAGTCTTCCAACCACAAGACAGAGCTCGCCAGTTTGGAGCAGTATGTCGAAAGAATGAAGGAGAAGCAGGATAAAATCTATTTCATGGCTGGGGCAAGCAGGAAAGAG GTGGATTCTTCCCCATTTGTTGAACGTTTGTTGAAGAAAGGTTATGAAGTCATCTTCTTAATTGAACCTGTAGATGAGTACTGCATACAGGCCCTGCCAGAGTTTGATGGCAAGAGATTCCAGAATGTTGCCAAGGAAGGGTTAAAGTTTGATGAAAGTGAGAAGTCAAAGGAAGCACATGAGGCTCTGGAGAAGGAATTTGATCCACTGCTTTCCTGGCTGAAAGATAAATCCCTGAAAGACCAG ATTGAAAAAGCTGTCCTATCCCAACGTTTGACACAGTCCCCATGTGCACTTGTGGCTAGCCAGTATGGGTGGTCTGGCAATATGGAAAGAATTATGAAGGCACAAGCATATCAAACTGGAAAAGACATTTCCACAAG ttacTACTCCAGTCAGAAAAAAACCCTTGAGGTTAACCCAAGACATCCTTTGATAAAGGAAATGTTGCGGAGAGTACAG GAAAATGAAGACGACCAGACTGTATCAGACCTTGCAGTTGTACTTCTTGAAACTGCCACGTTGCGGTCAGGATATCAGTTACCAGATACAAAGAGCTACAGTGAAAGAATAGAAAGAATGCTGCGACTAAGCTTAAGTATCGACCTTGATGCCAAG GTTGAAGATGAaccagaggaggaagaggagccagCAGCAGATGAAGCAGAGCAGGAAGAGTCAGATGATGACGTTGAAGAGGTTGATGCAGAAGAAAAAGATGAAACATCAAAAACAGAAGAGACAGATAAACAG ggATCCACACATGTAAAAGATGAATTCTAA